In Bacteroidota bacterium, the following proteins share a genomic window:
- a CDS encoding 4Fe-4S binding protein: MRDGSDSILTEQDEQRTSAPRIKRIAPEMRRRRIVFPNGIVWYKRVLRRLKDDSQFLRSSVQLAFALLCLWIGIEFYLFMKWGLSGGSETYVSRPSGVEGFLPISALISLKYWLDTSIVNTIHPSALFILLAIVSVSIVMKKSFCSWLCPVGTLSESLWLLGEKLFGKNISLPRWIDYPLRSLKYLLLLFFLWAVSGMDVPALNSFINSPYNRMADVKMYLFFAHLSTFALWTMITFMVLSVVVKNFWCRFLCPYGALLGILSWLSPLKITREASSCVDCELCTKVCPSNILVHKAGRVWSDECTSCMRCVEVCPVKETLLLRTSITKKTPAAWVYGILVAGIFVAVTGLAILSDHWTNTISSQEYLHRFQEIESPLYQH, encoded by the coding sequence ATGAGGGATGGGTCTGATTCGATTCTAACGGAGCAGGACGAACAGAGAACGTCGGCACCGAGAATTAAAAGGATTGCCCCGGAAATGCGGCGGCGCAGAATAGTATTTCCGAACGGAATTGTCTGGTATAAGAGAGTTCTTCGGAGGCTCAAAGACGATTCGCAATTTCTCCGCTCGTCGGTGCAGCTTGCATTTGCGCTGCTCTGCCTCTGGATCGGAATTGAATTTTATCTCTTCATGAAGTGGGGGTTGTCGGGGGGAAGCGAAACGTATGTTTCCAGGCCGTCGGGGGTCGAGGGTTTCCTGCCGATCAGCGCGCTGATCAGCCTTAAGTACTGGTTGGACACATCCATCGTGAATACAATCCATCCGTCCGCCCTCTTCATACTTCTGGCAATTGTCAGCGTCAGCATTGTCATGAAGAAATCATTCTGCAGCTGGCTCTGTCCCGTTGGCACGCTGAGCGAATCGCTCTGGCTTCTCGGCGAGAAGCTCTTCGGGAAGAATATTTCTCTGCCGCGATGGATCGACTATCCGCTGCGTTCACTGAAATACCTGCTTCTACTGTTTTTCCTTTGGGCGGTTTCGGGAATGGATGTTCCCGCGCTCAACTCCTTCATCAACAGCCCCTATAACCGGATGGCCGATGTGAAGATGTATTTGTTCTTTGCTCATCTCTCGACCTTTGCGCTATGGACAATGATCACGTTCATGGTCTTGTCCGTCGTCGTCAAGAATTTTTGGTGCAGGTTCCTCTGCCCGTATGGGGCGCTGCTCGGGATTCTAAGCTGGCTCAGTCCGCTGAAGATCACTCGCGAAGCCTCGTCCTGTGTCGACTGCGAATTGTGCACGAAGGTTTGCCCTTCCAATATTCTCGTCCACAAGGCGGGAAGGGTCTGGAGCGACGAATGCACGAGCTGCATGCGGTGTGTCGAAGTATGTCCCGTGAAGGAGACGCTTCTTCTGCGGACGAGTATCACGAAGAAAACCCCCGCTGCCTGGGTCTACGGAATTCTTGTCGCCGGGATCTTTGTTGCCGTGACCGGCCTCGCTATCCTGAGCGATCATTGGACAAACACAATTTCGTCGCAGGAATATTTGCACCGGTTTCAAGAGATCGAATCGCCGCTGTATCAACACTAA
- a CDS encoding YwiC-like family protein: protein MFRSKIPTLVITKEHGSWAVLLVPMLVSICVVRRWSVDVCFAVLAALGVFLSYVPAQLLLRHHSGHAQKDEKLHQARFWIAVYIMTTGVFTAPLLLKGDDLLLAIGAAGTILFLGNFFLVKQYSRTIATDLIAVAGLTLSGPSVYYVLTGTIDKTALSLYGLNLLFFGSSVFYVHMKIHASASKRPEMTWGEKLSLGKANLAYHASVIAVAAAFVVLHFTPAVALAAFLPMLVHAVYGTLNLTAKVNFKRIGLLLLGQSILFALLVSFSFRK, encoded by the coding sequence ATGTTCCGCAGCAAAATTCCTACGCTGGTGATAACCAAAGAGCACGGCTCTTGGGCCGTGCTCCTGGTGCCGATGCTCGTCAGCATTTGCGTTGTGCGCCGATGGTCGGTCGATGTTTGTTTCGCCGTGTTGGCCGCGCTCGGCGTCTTTTTGAGCTATGTCCCCGCACAACTCTTGCTCCGGCACCATTCCGGCCACGCTCAGAAGGATGAAAAACTGCACCAGGCGAGATTCTGGATCGCAGTCTATATAATGACAACCGGAGTGTTCACCGCCCCGCTGCTGCTGAAAGGGGACGATCTTCTCCTCGCAATTGGGGCGGCGGGAACAATATTGTTTCTGGGCAATTTCTTTCTCGTGAAACAGTACTCGAGAACGATCGCAACGGATTTGATCGCAGTGGCGGGGCTTACGCTGAGCGGGCCGAGTGTCTATTATGTTCTGACAGGGACTATCGACAAAACAGCGCTTTCATTGTACGGGTTGAATTTGCTTTTCTTTGGCAGCAGCGTCTTTTACGTGCATATGAAGATTCATGCTTCGGCATCAAAAAGGCCGGAGATGACGTGGGGTGAGAAATTATCCCTGGGGAAGGCAAATCTCGCATATCATGCGTCGGTCATAGCGGTTGCGGCGGCTTTTGTTGTTCTGCACTTTACCCCCGCGGTCGCCTTGGCGGCGTTTCTTCCGATGCTTGTGCATGCTGTTTATGGAACTCTGAATCTTACGGCAAAAGTCAATTTTAAGAGGATCGGCCTGCTTCTCCTCGGACAATCAATCCTCTTCGCTCTTCTGGTGTCGTTTTCATTTCGGAAGTAA